A region from the Nitrospira sp. genome encodes:
- a CDS encoding transglutaminase-like domain-containing protein gives MVIPESQIRALIRLLSDEDARIVETISDKLIDIGPSAVPLLQEAEIEQPEMADRIATILEEIRWGKLEDEMRAMAAGPDATMNLEQGAFLIARYTYPLLDTAEYGRLLDTMAQEVRERIGPRASGEETVNALNRYVFTEQGFKGNTKNYYEVENSYLNRVIDRRVGIPISLSVVYLLIGQRLGLPLHGIGMPGHFLVKYESDRYKIFIDCFNGGALLTEKNCARFLTEAGYGFDDKYLQHSQVRGILSRMVKNLLAIYSKMDEPVKTARFTTLIEILGGEPREEGL, from the coding sequence ATGGTGATTCCAGAGAGTCAAATACGCGCCCTCATCCGGCTGTTGTCCGATGAGGATGCACGCATTGTCGAGACCATCAGCGATAAGCTGATCGATATCGGTCCGTCGGCGGTACCGCTGCTTCAGGAAGCCGAGATCGAGCAGCCGGAGATGGCGGATCGCATCGCGACGATTCTGGAAGAGATTCGTTGGGGTAAGCTCGAGGACGAAATGCGGGCCATGGCCGCAGGCCCTGACGCGACCATGAATCTGGAGCAGGGCGCATTTCTCATTGCCCGGTACACGTACCCCCTGCTCGATACGGCGGAGTACGGGCGGCTGCTCGATACGATGGCGCAGGAAGTCCGGGAACGCATCGGCCCGCGCGCATCCGGTGAAGAAACGGTCAATGCGTTGAACCGCTACGTGTTCACCGAACAGGGTTTCAAGGGCAATACCAAGAACTATTACGAAGTCGAGAACAGCTATCTGAACCGCGTGATCGATCGGCGGGTAGGGATTCCCATCAGCTTGTCGGTGGTCTATCTCCTCATCGGGCAGCGGCTGGGTCTGCCGCTGCATGGCATCGGGATGCCGGGCCATTTTCTGGTGAAGTACGAGTCGGACCGCTACAAGATTTTCATCGATTGCTTCAACGGCGGCGCGTTGTTGACGGAAAAAAATTGCGCCCGGTTCTTAACGGAAGCCGGGTATGGATTCGATGACAAGTATCTGCAGCACAGCCAGGTTCGCGGCATCCTCTCCCGCATGGTGAAGAATCTTCTGGCGATCTATTCCAAGATGGATGAGCCGGTGAAGACGGCGCGGTTTACCACGCTGATCGAAATTCTCGGCGGGGAGCCCCGCGAAGAGGGCTTGTAG
- a CDS encoding ABC transporter permease has protein sequence MAHYWQEIGALTMRWVRRLSREKFSMLFTLVQPMLFWLIFFGNLFQRAADVQVTQAPNYISFLAAGVVVMTVLNNGLAGGVDLLFDKENGFLERLMSAPIHRSSVILSRFIFVMTITSLQVLVILGIAFLFGVHPATGLLGVAMILLIGMLFGVGLTAISMAMAFSVKSHGDFFSVLGFLSLPMIFLSSALVPLTAMPTWMSVLAQFNPMTWAIDAVRPLILTNWSDALPHVGMAIVVMVVFDALCLYGGAKAFRRAMG, from the coding sequence ATGGCGCACTATTGGCAAGAAATCGGGGCTCTGACGATGCGGTGGGTTCGCCGTTTGAGCCGGGAAAAATTCAGCATGCTCTTCACGCTGGTGCAGCCGATGTTGTTCTGGCTGATCTTTTTCGGCAATCTGTTTCAGCGCGCGGCGGATGTGCAGGTGACCCAGGCGCCCAATTACATCAGCTTCCTGGCGGCTGGTGTGGTCGTGATGACGGTGCTGAATAACGGGCTGGCCGGCGGCGTCGATCTGTTGTTCGACAAGGAGAACGGATTTCTCGAACGGTTGATGTCCGCGCCGATTCACCGGAGCTCGGTCATTCTTAGCCGGTTTATCTTCGTGATGACGATCACGTCCCTGCAAGTCTTGGTGATCCTCGGCATCGCGTTTCTCTTCGGCGTGCATCCGGCGACGGGATTGCTCGGCGTGGCCATGATCCTCTTGATCGGCATGCTGTTCGGTGTGGGGCTGACAGCGATCTCGATGGCGATGGCCTTTTCGGTGAAGAGCCACGGCGACTTTTTCTCGGTCCTCGGATTCCTGTCGCTCCCGATGATTTTCCTCAGTTCGGCGCTGGTGCCGCTGACGGCGATGCCGACCTGGATGAGTGTCCTGGCGCAATTCAACCCCATGACCTGGGCGATCGACGCCGTGCGGCCTCTGATTCTCACCAATTGGAGCGATGCCCTGCCGCATGTGGGCATGGCGATTGTCGTCATGGTCGTTTTTGATGCGCTCTGTTTGTATGGCGGAGCCAAAGCTTTCCGCCGGGCGATGGGCTAG
- a CDS encoding ATP-binding cassette domain-containing protein, giving the protein MDRTIAIDVNRLCKTYDGHKAVDDLSFQVYAGEIFGLLGPNGAGKSTTLRTLITLLHPTSGTATVLGHDTVREADLVRTLFGYVPQERAIDRFLTGREHLELLGALYHLTKEEATKRIAELLKLVELEEHADRPAKTYSGGMKRKLDIACGLLPNPKILFLDEPTLGLDVQSRLRIWDYIRMLKARGMTVVMTTNYLDEADQLCDRLAIIDCGKVKTIGSPAELKVALGGDIVSLTIKETARLGALASALKGQPAIRTVNATATGLDIRVESAEKALPAILEAANKLDCRLDFIDYHRPRLDDVFIAHTGRSLRDAAPAEEPV; this is encoded by the coding sequence ATGGACCGGACAATTGCGATCGACGTGAATCGGCTCTGCAAGACCTACGACGGCCATAAAGCGGTCGACGATCTTTCTTTTCAGGTGTATGCGGGCGAAATCTTCGGCTTGCTGGGACCGAACGGCGCCGGCAAAAGCACGACGCTGCGCACGCTCATCACGCTGCTCCATCCCACGTCCGGCACTGCCACAGTGCTGGGGCACGATACGGTGCGCGAGGCGGATCTGGTGCGGACGCTGTTCGGCTACGTGCCGCAAGAGCGGGCCATTGATCGATTCCTCACCGGGCGCGAGCATCTCGAATTGCTCGGGGCGCTCTACCATCTGACGAAAGAAGAAGCCACGAAGCGGATCGCCGAATTGCTCAAACTGGTCGAACTCGAAGAGCACGCGGACCGGCCGGCCAAGACCTATTCGGGCGGCATGAAGCGGAAGCTCGATATCGCCTGCGGACTGTTGCCGAATCCGAAGATTCTCTTTTTGGACGAGCCGACGTTGGGGTTGGATGTGCAGAGCCGGCTGCGGATCTGGGACTATATCCGGATGCTCAAGGCCCGCGGCATGACCGTGGTCATGACGACCAATTATCTCGACGAAGCCGATCAATTGTGCGATCGCCTGGCGATCATCGATTGCGGCAAGGTCAAAACGATCGGCTCCCCGGCCGAACTGAAAGTGGCGCTCGGCGGCGACATCGTGTCGCTCACGATCAAGGAAACCGCGCGGCTTGGCGCCTTGGCTTCCGCTCTCAAGGGGCAGCCCGCCATTCGCACGGTGAATGCGACGGCCACCGGCCTCGACATTCGCGTGGAATCCGCTGAAAAAGCGCTTCCGGCCATCTTAGAGGCGGCGAACAAATTGGACTGCCGCCTCGATTTTATTGACTATCACCGTCCCCGGTTGGACGATGTCTTTATCGCCCACACGGGCCGCTCTCTTCGGGACGCGGCGCCGGCGGAAGAACCAGTGTAG
- a CDS encoding LON peptidase substrate-binding domain-containing protein, translated as MQIDREHDQPTKDPYDKAAPFAIPERVPVFALPNVVFFPKTYLPLHIFEPRYRQMVADAAAGGQCVAMALLKEGWETDYYGHPAVYPIGCIGRLVSVQPLADGRSNILLHGLERYEIQEEFFEKPYREARVAIKPATAEPSLAPEVRQALMKVLEKYLRAREDAATWEGLFRDDVNDEILVNTLSTYLDCTPLEKQFLIEAEGLHQRARRLSDLIQFMVHDQQGAKGWG; from the coding sequence ATGCAGATTGATCGCGAACACGACCAACCCACGAAAGACCCCTACGACAAAGCCGCACCGTTCGCCATCCCGGAACGTGTTCCGGTGTTTGCGTTGCCCAACGTGGTCTTTTTCCCGAAGACGTATCTGCCGCTCCATATTTTCGAACCGCGCTATCGTCAGATGGTGGCGGATGCGGCGGCCGGTGGACAGTGCGTGGCGATGGCCCTGCTGAAGGAGGGATGGGAGACGGATTACTACGGCCATCCGGCGGTCTATCCGATCGGCTGTATCGGCCGTCTCGTCAGCGTGCAACCGCTGGCTGATGGACGATCCAATATCTTGCTCCACGGGTTGGAACGGTATGAAATCCAGGAGGAGTTTTTCGAGAAGCCCTATCGAGAAGCCAGGGTGGCCATAAAGCCGGCGACCGCCGAGCCCTCGCTGGCTCCGGAAGTGCGGCAGGCCCTGATGAAGGTGTTGGAGAAATATCTGCGCGCGCGCGAAGATGCGGCGACGTGGGAAGGATTGTTCCGCGACGATGTGAACGACGAGATCCTGGTGAATACGCTGTCGACATACTTGGACTGCACACCATTGGAAAAACAATTTCTTATAGAAGCCGAAGGTCTCCACCAGCGGGCGCGTCGTCTGAGCGACCTGATCCAGTTCATGGTGCATGATCAACAAGGCGCGAAGGGTTGGGGGTAA